The genomic segment TGCGCTAGCCACAAAGCCCGAAACCGTGTAGAACAGGAAGAACGCGAGAATGAAGATGGAGGCGATGACGCGGATGATTCCCTTGTTGTCGCGGAAACGGTTCGCAAAGAAGTCGGGGAGCGTAATGGAATCGCCGCAGAAGTGGCTGTACTTGCGGAGCCTGCGGCCCACGATTTTCCAGTTGAGGTATGTGCCAATCACGAGGCCGATGCCGATCCACGCTTCGGAGAAACCGCTCACGAAGATGGCGCCCGGGAGGCCCATCAAAAGCCAGCCGCTCATGTCGGAGGCCTGCGCGGACATGGCCACGACCCACTTGTTCATGCCGCGGTTGCCCAGGTAGTAGGCATTCAGGCTGTTCGCCTTGCGTGAAAAGTATGCTCCGATACCGAGCATCATCAATAGGTATAGAATGAAAACGGCTAAAACCATCTTTTTACTCCTTTTTTTTCCAAACTAGAACAACGTTGGCGGGGGATTGTTGTCGTCGAGGCCAGCCAGGTTGCGGTCGGCGTCGGACATTTCGTTGACGTTATACTGGTCGAGCGGGTCTTCGGGCTCCACAATTAAGTTATAGTAAACGTTGTTCTTGAGTTCATCTTCGATATAGAACAACGTTCCGCCCATAGCCGAGCCACAACCGGCACATGCTCCCTGGTAACGAATTTTTAAGCGGTTGTCTTCGGTGAGGTCGAGAATTTCAACGTCGCCCCCATCTCCCTGCAACATTCCGCGAACGGACTGGTGCAGCCAGGCTTCCACTTTTTCGATTTTCTGAACCTTGGTAAGAGCGTTCCATTCTGCGTCAGCTTCGGCGCGGCCTTCGGCGGTCTGAGTGCGGTACTTGATTCGCTCCATCTTTTCGCGGACAAGAATTGC from the uncultured Fibrobacter sp. genome contains:
- a CDS encoding NifU family protein — translated: MNDELSANLSQKLQEIAKAPKYRGAIFQIEADEKGLALVDVKEASLKVYLMIDPECDKILETRFFTYGGPIFTALADTFCKKIQMATIDEACAITAESLEKELRDTPDVPAIAESAPEIKQMDTLIKRVYDVYPEKKATAILVREKMERIKYRTQTAEGRAEADAEWNALTKVQKIEKVEAWLHQSVRGMLQGDGGDVEILDLTEDNRLKIRYQGACAGCGSAMGGTLFYIEDELKNNVYYNLIVEPEDPLDQYNVNEMSDADRNLAGLDDNNPPPTLF